The following are encoded together in the Blautia obeum ATCC 29174 genome:
- the leuD gene encoding 3-isopropylmalate dehydratase small subunit (catalyzes the isomerization between 2-isopropylmalate and 3-isopropylmalate in leucine biosynthesis) produces MEKGTIFKFHNDLDTDQIIASQYLLLPNLDEMKGHTFESLDPDFAKKVKPGDFVVGGENFGCGSSREQAPGVLKALGVQAVIAKSFARIFFRNAINIGLPAIVCKDLPDDVQTGDTMELHMSDGTAVANGKTYTCTKLPEYMQGILNQGGLIASLNKEEK; encoded by the coding sequence ATGGAAAAAGGTACAATTTTTAAATTTCATAATGACCTTGATACAGACCAGATCATTGCATCCCAGTATCTGCTTCTGCCAAATCTGGATGAAATGAAGGGTCATACATTTGAATCATTGGATCCTGATTTTGCAAAGAAAGTAAAACCGGGAGATTTCGTAGTTGGCGGTGAGAACTTTGGTTGTGGTTCTTCCAGAGAACAGGCACCGGGCGTACTCAAAGCACTTGGGGTACAGGCCGTTATCGCCAAATCCTTTGCAAGAATTTTCTTCAGAAATGCGATCAACATCGGGCTTCCGGCAATTGTCTGTAAAGATCTTCCGGATGATGTACAGACCGGAGATACCATGGAACTTCATATGTCTGATGGTACAGCAGTTGCAAACGGAAAGACTTATACCTGTACCAAACTTCCGGAATATATGCAGGGGATTCTGAATCAGGGCGGCCTGATCGCTTCACTGAACAAGGAGGAGAAATAA
- a CDS encoding 3-isopropylmalate dehydratase large subunit, whose product MGMTIAEKIIAAAAGVDSVKPGDIHTVQLDRLMSNDGTTHLTVDMYKNKLNHPHIADTKKLVFIVDHNVPSDCPKTAASQKKMRDFAKENNIDFWEGKGVCHQVMIENYVRPGELIFGADSHTCSYGALGAFGTGVGCTDFLYGMVTGTSWVLVPESVKFNLTGKLPEGVTARDLILTIIGEVGANGCNYQVMEFTGEGAKTLSISDRMTLCNMAVEAGAKTGIFEADEKAMEYLKEHGREPKAVFHSDPDAKYVREYTFDLSKVRPVVAKPDFVDNVVPAEEACGIEINEAFLGSCNNGRIEDLRVGAEIIKGKKVSDKVRFLVVPASQTIYRQALKEGLIDIFMEAGAIVMNPNCSVCWGSCQGVIGENEVLISTGTRNFKGRAGHPSSKVYLGSAATVTASAIAGKIALPSEI is encoded by the coding sequence ATGGGAATGACAATCGCAGAAAAAATCATCGCAGCAGCAGCCGGTGTGGATAGTGTTAAACCTGGTGATATCCATACGGTTCAGCTTGACCGTCTGATGAGTAATGACGGAACCACACATCTGACTGTAGATATGTATAAAAATAAACTGAACCATCCACATATTGCAGATACAAAGAAGCTTGTCTTTATCGTGGATCATAATGTTCCTTCTGACTGTCCGAAAACAGCAGCTTCTCAGAAAAAGATGAGAGATTTTGCAAAGGAAAATAATATTGATTTCTGGGAAGGTAAAGGTGTCTGCCATCAGGTTATGATCGAGAATTACGTCCGCCCGGGAGAACTGATCTTTGGTGCTGACAGCCATACATGTTCTTATGGTGCACTTGGTGCATTTGGTACTGGTGTCGGATGTACAGACTTTCTTTATGGAATGGTAACAGGAACTTCCTGGGTACTGGTTCCGGAATCTGTAAAATTCAATCTGACCGGTAAACTTCCGGAAGGTGTTACCGCCCGAGACCTGATCCTTACCATCATTGGAGAAGTTGGTGCAAACGGATGCAACTATCAGGTAATGGAATTCACCGGAGAAGGCGCAAAAACATTAAGCATCAGTGATCGTATGACTCTCTGCAACATGGCAGTAGAGGCTGGTGCAAAGACAGGTATCTTTGAAGCTGACGAAAAAGCAATGGAATACCTCAAAGAGCACGGACGTGAACCAAAGGCTGTATTCCACAGTGATCCGGATGCAAAATATGTAAGAGAATATACCTTTGATCTGAGTAAAGTACGTCCGGTAGTGGCTAAACCAGATTTTGTAGATAATGTTGTTCCTGCAGAAGAAGCATGTGGAATTGAGATCAATGAAGCATTCCTTGGTTCCTGTAACAACGGACGTATTGAAGATCTGCGCGTAGGTGCCGAGATCATCAAAGGAAAGAAAGTATCTGATAAAGTACGTTTTCTTGTTGTTCCGGCAAGCCAGACCATCTATCGTCAGGCATTAAAAGAAGGTCTGATCGACATCTTCATGGAAGCTGGCGCGATCGTTATGAACCCGAACTGCAGTGTATGCTGGGGAAGCTGCCAGGGCGTTATCGGCGAAAATGAAGTCCTGATCAGTACAGGAACACGTAACTTTAAGGGTCGTGCAGGTCATCCGAGCTCCAAAGTATATCTTGGATCTGCAGCAACTGTTACCGCATCTGCAATTGCAGGCAAGATCGCACTGCCGTCTGAAATCTGA
- a CDS encoding 3-isopropylmalate dehydratase small subunit, translating to MEKFTGKVWVLGDDIDTDIIIPTEYLALKTIDDMKQYGFSPLRPELAGQIQKGDIIVAGKNFGCGSSREQAPEIIKALGIQCVIAKSFARIFFRNSINNGLLLIEQPDLHDDIKEGDTVTVVMNEHVDYNGKQYPIASLPENLMSIIQAGGLVKAMRKLNGLD from the coding sequence ATGGAAAAGTTTACAGGCAAAGTGTGGGTACTTGGTGATGACATCGATACCGATATCATCATCCCAACCGAGTATCTGGCACTCAAGACAATCGATGATATGAAACAGTATGGATTCAGCCCGCTCCGTCCGGAACTGGCTGGACAGATCCAGAAAGGCGACATCATTGTTGCCGGCAAAAATTTTGGCTGCGGTTCTTCCAGAGAGCAGGCACCGGAGATTATCAAAGCACTGGGAATTCAGTGTGTCATTGCAAAATCATTTGCAAGAATTTTCTTCAGAAACTCCATCAACAACGGACTTCTGCTGATCGAGCAGCCGGATCTTCACGATGATATCAAAGAGGGGGATACCGTAACTGTTGTGATGAACGAACATGTAGACTATAATGGAAAACAGTACCCGATCGCTTCCCTGCCGGAGAACCTGATGAGTATCATTCAGGCCGGCGGACTTGTAAAAGCCATGCGCAAACTGAATGGACTGGACTAA
- a CDS encoding sugar transferase gives MRKPSESYLKLKKATDKILSGAGLVILSPVFAGIAIAIKLEDGITAPVFFKQKRVGIHKSHFMLYKFRSMQTDTPHDTPPHLLTDPEQYLTGTGRWLRKTSLDELPQLLNIFQGDMALVGPRPALWNQYDLLEERDKYGANDVCPGLTGWAQIHGRDELEISEKARLDGYYVRHLNMFMDMRCILGTIRSVLKSEGVVEGGTGARHMQNCNKKKLLIVTNHSYMLYRFRKELIQRLMEDYEVVISTPFVGHEEDLQELGAHCIETEVDRRSVNPVTDLKLLRTYKKILKRENPDLVITYSIKPNIYAGYLCGKMKIPFLANVQGLGTAFQKPVLSDMVTVMYRTALRKVEKVIFENQANAQEFKKRRILSEEKEVVLHGAGINLKEYRYRFYPNNEKIHFLYLGRIMKEKGMDELFGAIERLRKDGCEFVLDLVGFFEEEYRKKVEHLQKEGIKSRRLCNDVPVCVC, from the coding sequence ATGCGAAAACCTTCAGAAAGCTATTTAAAACTGAAAAAAGCGACCGATAAGATTCTGTCAGGTGCAGGGCTGGTGATACTTTCACCGGTATTTGCCGGTATTGCGATTGCGATCAAGCTGGAAGATGGAATTACTGCACCGGTATTTTTTAAGCAAAAGCGGGTAGGAATCCACAAGAGTCATTTTATGCTTTACAAATTTCGAAGTATGCAGACCGATACTCCACATGATACGCCGCCCCATTTGCTGACAGATCCGGAACAGTATCTGACCGGAACAGGCAGGTGGCTTCGAAAAACCAGTCTGGATGAATTACCACAGCTACTGAATATTTTTCAGGGAGATATGGCATTAGTTGGACCAAGACCTGCACTCTGGAATCAATATGATCTTCTGGAAGAACGCGATAAATATGGAGCAAATGATGTATGTCCGGGATTGACAGGATGGGCTCAGATTCATGGAAGAGATGAGTTGGAAATAAGTGAAAAAGCAAGACTCGATGGCTATTATGTGAGACATCTGAATATGTTTATGGATATGCGATGCATTCTCGGAACAATCAGATCTGTGTTGAAAAGTGAAGGCGTCGTAGAAGGCGGCACCGGAGCAAGGCACATGCAGAACTGTAATAAAAAGAAACTGTTGATTGTGACGAATCATTCATACATGTTGTATCGTTTCCGAAAAGAACTGATTCAGAGACTGATGGAAGACTATGAAGTTGTGATCAGTACACCATTTGTCGGACATGAAGAGGATCTGCAAGAGTTGGGAGCACACTGTATCGAAACAGAAGTTGATCGAAGAAGTGTAAATCCAGTTACGGATTTGAAACTGCTTCGTACATATAAAAAAATATTGAAAAGAGAAAATCCGGATCTGGTAATTACCTATTCAATCAAACCCAATATTTATGCAGGGTATTTGTGCGGAAAGATGAAGATTCCTTTTTTGGCAAATGTACAGGGACTTGGAACTGCTTTCCAGAAACCGGTGCTTTCGGATATGGTTACGGTGATGTATCGGACTGCTTTACGAAAAGTAGAAAAAGTAATTTTTGAGAATCAGGCAAATGCACAGGAGTTCAAAAAACGTCGAATTTTGTCTGAGGAAAAAGAAGTCGTCCTTCATGGTGCCGGAATCAATCTGAAAGAATACAGATATCGTTTTTACCCGAATAATGAAAAAATTCATTTTCTGTATCTGGGAAGGATCATGAAAGAAAAAGGAATGGATGAGTTGTTCGGAGCAATAGAAAGGCTACGAAAAGATGGCTGCGAGTTTGTGCTTGATCTGGTTGGATTCTTTGAAGAGGAATACAGGAAAAAAGTAGAACATCTTCAAAAAGAGGGAATTAAAAGTCGCAGGCTCTGCAATGATGTTCCTGTTTGCGTTTGTTGA
- a CDS encoding GNAT family N-acetyltransferase, giving the protein MSYMIRKAEKEDLPRIYEIYETARQFMRENGNHAQWGAGDRPEELLEDDISQGNLYVLEDAVADEAIIHAVFAFIEGEDPVYLKIEQGSWMVDTEYAAVHRVASDGTVRNVLEKIMDYCKAQIPHLRIDTHEDNKVMQHVLEKYGFVRCGIVYVPDGSPRIAYELLEKSE; this is encoded by the coding sequence ATGTCATATATGATCAGAAAAGCGGAAAAGGAGGACCTGCCGCGAATTTATGAGATTTATGAAACAGCGAGACAATTTATGCGGGAGAACGGAAATCATGCACAGTGGGGAGCAGGGGACAGACCGGAAGAACTGCTGGAAGATGATATTTCTCAGGGAAATCTGTATGTACTGGAAGATGCGGTCGCAGATGAAGCAATAATCCATGCAGTATTTGCTTTTATAGAAGGAGAGGATCCTGTTTATCTGAAAATTGAACAGGGCAGCTGGATGGTGGATACAGAGTATGCTGCAGTACACCGTGTTGCGAGTGATGGAACGGTCCGTAATGTGCTGGAAAAGATCATGGACTACTGTAAGGCACAGATACCGCATTTACGAATAGATACACATGAGGATAATAAAGTAATGCAGCATGTACTTGAAAAATATGGCTTTGTACGGTGTGGAATCGTGTATGTGCCGGATGGAAGCCCGCGTATTGCATATGAGTTACTGGAAAAATCTGAATGA